The Glycine max cultivar Williams 82 chromosome 3, Glycine_max_v4.0, whole genome shotgun sequence sequence GATAAATGTAAGTGTAGCTTCTTTTCGCCCAAATCTTTGTCTTTAGACTAAACTAAGGTGTGATTGGATAAAAgggaaattatttttatactgaCTTTTTACATTCTTTAAAGAATGTGTATTGAAGGGTTCAATTCTcttgttttaattattactttaaaCAAGTGGTacaagaatgatgaaaacaTTGATATGTGAAAATAATATCAGTTTTGTGAACTATAATCCCAGCACACAGGTTAAGGAAATATTAAATACACTATTTACTTAACAAAGCATGAGTTAAATTAATGACTTATAACTGATTGATGCACAATAAGGTTGCCCGGAACAGCATATGCTAGAAGGCAGCATTTATGGCTCAGTGGAGCGAACGAAGTAGACAGCAAAACATTTTCAAGAGCTATTCTTGCCAAGGTACTTACCAAATACAGTAGTAATTCACACTGGTCACTTTATCCTTGACTTTTGGGCACAATTCCCAGGCACTGCAGAGACACAGAAGAGAATAAGAAGCATAAAAAGCAATATATCCTTTTTTCCAACTCTATGATTGCAGTACAAGATATCTAACTACATAATTGATTTTCAACCACTTAAAGTTGCTTTTCAAATTCTCCCGAACGTTTTCTGTACTAccatagttatttaaaattgcAAAAAATTTCCATGCATGAAGCTTCACTTACTAATTACCAGCGTttcttctctctcctttttcaaTGACGGCAAAATCTTCCACTGCCAGAGTGCTCATATACAGGTGAGAATTTTTCCAACTCGTCCAGTTCTCCTAGACATAGCTTGATAAATTCTTTGtttcttgaaaaagacttttttgataaataaagtGGAATTCatcaaagtaaaagaaaagagatgaacaataacaaaaaagattgtttcttaaaaaactatttatttattttggtctttttataacatattttatatataattcaattgtaatacatatttttaatttctaatgtcATCAATCAGATAAAATCTATTAAGCAAAAAACATGACAAATAGATTATTAAGACATGAAATAACCTAATTTCACCGCTTAATGGAACAAATCTAATATAGAGTAAAAGTAGAGTCCgcctaacattttaaaataaacattttaaaaactaatgaaagaatttatttatgatttttttaaattttttctcgtAAAATTTTAGAGATTCAAATTTACTAAATCTATTAcaataatcaaatttatttaatattaaactatAAGATTTAAACTTGTACATAACAGGAAAAAAacagacaaaaaaaagaagtataaCTGTGTGATGATAGGGAAATACATGAATGAAAAAGAAActgatatgtataaaaaaaatggtattaatgagttgagaaaattaaaagatgCCAATTTATACAAAGAGAGAAAATCTCATCAATGAAATCGAAAtgcattttctaataaaaaatatctagttattcttaataaaataatattatttatcaagtaatatttttaatttttaaaaataatatcagtaaataaaatatatgttagGACTGTGATGCCATTAAGTCGGCCCGACTAAACGCATATGAATTATccaatgaaatttttatataagaaacatcaaaattgaataattttgtaGGGACAAAAACGTAATATAGTACTTAAAACATACTGTAAGACATTTTTAGTTACATGCTCAAGTTTTTGCCATGTAAACTGCAGACAGTGGTGTGCATTCCAGTGTTGGAGGGCGTCGTTGAGTTGGGCACAACCGATAAGGTAATAGTAATacatttaataacaaaaaaagaatccCTCGTAAGTCATTAATAATATTCATGTGTGTTGTATTTTTTGAACAAATAATGTCGATCCTTAATTAAATACTACATCACATGTTTCTTCATCAAACAATTAATTAGATGGAGGAAGACCTAAATTTCATCCAACACATAAAGAGCTTCTTCATAGATCAGCAGCATCCTGCTCTCACGGCAAAGCCTGCACTATCAGAACAGTACTCCACTTCCAAGcccacttcttcttcttcttcataccCTCTTGTCACTGCCAATAATACTATTCCAATCCAAAACATTGTTGATAGAGGAGAAGCTAtaatattgaataataatacCAAAGAAGCAGAATTAGCAGTCCCTAACAGTAGTTTCATACCGAGCGAGCTAATGGAACTGGATGCCACCTTGGAGGAATTCAGGGTTGGATCATCTGGAGATGGCTCCAACCACTTGGATTCATTCCCCACTGAGAAATCTATGGCACTGTGTTCAGCAGGGTTGGAGCTCcttcaacttcaacttccaCCAGCTCCAGGTAATTAAACTTAAACTGCTACATTTTTATTCACTCATTATATTTATACATGCACTTCTCttataattcattttcttcCTACTTTCATTCtatctttttcttcatatttctctctcttgttTCTCTTCCTTCCACTCATATATAGTACTCCTAAAAACTGAGGCATatgtttagtattttccttatttatttcttaagataatgtatattttttgataaaatattatttggatcGGATAACTTGATATGATAAAATGATATGTTTGTGAGAGAAGACTcctattaaaatacttaaaaatatgtatgaataaattaagatattaattattaaaaagataatattttcttaactttttcaGAAAATTAAGAACTTCATTTCTTAACATACCGTTTCTTTATCAAACTCAATAGAGATATAAATTAGCAACATAAAGATTTCTTACACTCTAGTTCtatcataaattatcatataattaaaaaataatattaaaagtgatattCACATtgtaaaaatctttattttaacaaaatattaaaattaaactctttcaatatctgtttttattaaatatctGTGATAGATTGcgtaaaaaaaatccttttaaagTGAGTtcattaaattctaaaataagttatatttatGCTTAAATTTAGTACattaataatatcaatttataCTTTAAATTCACTTTATAAAAAACCTTTAAGAGTATGACATATTCATACACCAACAccacttttgtttttctcttatcTCTCTAATCATGTTATATCAcctatcatatttatatttttatatcttttatctCTTCCTTAAAGAGTCCATTAGCATTGAAGGTTCGTCAATCTTTTCCCTTATTTATTCATggcttaatatattttgttttgtagCACATCCTCCCACAGAAAACCTAGCACAAGGCGGCACAGACACACACTACTCTCAAACAGTGTCCAGCATCCTTCAAAAGAACTCCAGGAGGTGGCCGGAATCACCCTCTCTCAACCTCCTCACTGACTCCTTCCAATCAGCTTTCAACAAATGGAACTCCGGCGCTGACGACTACCAGCACCATTTCCACGTGTCGGTGGCCAGCGTCACCTCCCAGTGGCTCCTCAAGTACATTTTGTTCAGCGTCCCTTACTTGCACACCAACTGGCTCAAGGGCAAGGGCACTTCACCATACGAGACCAGTCACGTGATGGCGGAGCGTCACCGAAGGGAgaagttgaatgagaggtttcTCATTCTGCGTTCGATGGTGCCTTCCGTGACAAGAATGGACAAGGCGTCTATCCTGGGAGACACCATCGAATACATCAAACAGTTGAGAGATAAGATTGAGAGCCTTGAGGCGCGTAAGCGCCTCACGGGAAAGAGAAGGATGAGGCAGGTGGAGGTTTCAATCATAGAGAGCGAGGCGCTGTTGGAGGTGGAGTGCGTGCATAGGGAAGGGTTGTTGTTGGATCTGATGACAAAGTTGAGGGAGTTAGGGGTGGAAGTGATGATGGTGCAGTCTTGGGTTAAGGATGATGGAGTGTTTGTGGCGGAGATGAGAGCCATGGTGAGGGAAAATGGTAACGGGATAAAGGCTAGTGTTATTGAAGTGAAAAATGCCCTTAATCAGATCATACCCCGTCATGAACCATACACACTTGCTTCCAGTGATCATTTTTAGCCATGCTTTTGGACTAAGGTGAGACGGCTGTGCCAAACATGAAAGATGTGTGTTAAATGTTAATTGAATAAGTTTGTGTAAGAATTTAACTCATTCTATGTTTGGTCAATTAAGTACGCGAATTGATCATGTAAAATATCATGGACTTGCAGGGGGTGGAGGGTTGTGCCATACCCATGATTGTCCTCCTTAATTAGCCTCTGCACGTAATATATATAGTTTacacaaataaataatgtattgaATATTACCGTGAATGATCTTGTTAGGAAAGTTACCGTGAACATTGACCATGTGCGATATCTGTTGTATTGAATATTGAATGCGTGAGTTCTTGTCTAATTGagatcaaataaatataattttaaatttaacttaatatGTTTCATAATAAACTAACAtgctaacaaaaatatattcataaacaATAGACCTAATGCAACATCCATAAAGTTAATTTGTAAGCAAAAAATACACTTAAAAATAAGTCGAATtcctaacataatatttaaagaTACACTTGAAAAAATGCACTTCAGATAGGAACTTTTGGTGAGAATTTCAAACCCATTAGGAAgatcaaaagaaaaaggaaaggagaAAATAATAGATTTGATCTCACTTCTACAAACTTCTCATCCTTGTCCCCTCCGTAACAATGTTTTCAACTTATGCCACATGTTGTAGCACCACCAGAACTGAAATGTCACACCATTAACTGGTGATTATATAGCATATTGTGAGTCTCAAATTCTAAATAAGTGTCACACTAAATTCAACTACATCTTCACATAAGTGCAGATGTCCTAatccaaaataattaaaaaatttaccttCAAAATTGATTACCCTTGTGGGTGGTGCAGACTGTGCTTTCCAACCCATTTCCAGTTACGTATGCTAAAAAATCACCCCTTACCAGTTACCAATGGAAGCACCCCTGGCTACCTGTGCTAAAAATAACGCTAGAGCTACATCATAGTAAACCTATATAGAATTTGATCACAACTTCCATATTCCTGGGGTTCAAAATATGTGAAAAGTTGCAATTACTGTTTTTCCTTactgtgttttctttttttaatataacaacAATCCTCAAATGCGTAATATTTCTTACCAGGCAAACATTTGTATTATAACATAGTCTTGATCCAAACTGTTTTATAATAATGACATCCAAGCTTAACAAGCTCACATCTAATGAAACTACAACAAGGAAACATTAGCTTCAACCATGAGTCATATTTACAACTTGTTTTTCTTATATCTTAATTTGAAACAGAGGATTTCATTCTTCTGGCATCGGGTTCATTGCAAGGCCTTTTATCACATGTCGACATTGAAACCTGTAAGAAAGAGAAGGATGTAAATCATTCAAAAGTAAGCAACAACAAATAATATAAGGGTCATAAAGTGGACGGAAAAAGACCGCATTGTGAGGAAAACTATATAATTAGATGTAAAATGGAATGCTATTCAGGGAGGTAACAAAAGTCAAACAGCATGGCAAATTTATTGTCCTCTGGCAAACAGTAATGATCAGCCTAGACATAAATGTAAAAAACCTGACAATGAAAGAATTCACTACTAAAACTATAATGTAGCAAATGAAGAATGTTTAGAAGGAACATGTTTGCCGGAATTTTTCCCTTCCTACCAACAAACCTAAGTCaagactagaaaaaaaaaacaggaaatTTGGTAAGCAGCATCAAGGAaattcatataaacaaaaacattattgTTATATAAGATGCATATTCATAATTTGTGAAAGATACCAGATCAAATCTTCAGTAGTAGCAGTCACTTCCTGATCCTGGTTTCGGCACTTGAACAGTAGCCCGAGAGGCACAACCTATGGTAGAAATGCAGTTCAGTTGCCAGCTATTCATacaacaacccccccccccccaaaaaaaaaaaaacaaagaaaatcattttcatAGAAATATATGGTGCATGAAATCCTATTAGGCTGCTACTATTAAACAACATGTATAACAAATTTAAGCAAAACTAAAATCATTGACATATCGCATTtatgaattatattaaatacaAGTCCTACAGCGAGTTTGGCAGCTTTCAAAGAAGCAATATATCCAGGAAGTAAGTAGGGCTGCTTATTAACTAGTTTTTAGGAAATCAATAGAATaggtacaacaacaacaaccatatAAATACTTAAAAGGTATTAGAAGTGAGACAATCTGGTCTTCAGTTGAAATTGAATCAGCAAATAGACACAAGTTTCACAAGCTTTTATCCCCTTAACAATATTTTTGTACAAAATAATAATCACAGTATCTGATGAAACAGAATGTGTCACATTTGAATCTAGGAAGTAACAAATATAAATAGCACTTGCTATCTTCTTTACCAAATAAAGAATTATGAACATCACAAAGGCTCCACTAACAAATACAGCACATGGTTCCCTATGCAAACAGAAACCATCACATACTTCTAACATTATAAAAGACAATCATAAATTCAACATGTCCTCGTGTAGCCTATTTTACCTTTCTGTTATACCTAAAGTCACGTTTAGGCAGAAAATGCATAGGCTGATTGAAAGAAGAAGGGGCCTTTATTAACACAAACAATTTGATAGGACCTAGACAAAAGCGGGTAAAGTATAACAGTGGCATTATTATAGaacaaaacatataaaaaaagtagGAAATAACATAAAGAAAATTCATTCAAATTAAGAGTATATACTCAAATTGGTCCTTCAAAAATACATGGCACATCAAGTTGATCAAACAAAGATTTCAGACATCAATCTGATCCCCCAATTTTAAATGAATACCAATTTAGCAACTCAAATTGTCTTTGAACAACAATTTGGTCCCAAATTGATGCTTATTTCACACTACAAAAGAACAAAACTTTGAAGGACTATCTTTAAAACTCATCAATCATGTATCTTTAGAGGACCAATCTGAGTATTTAATCTTCATATTGAACTCTGTTTAAATAAACTACTTCATAAGcatttataagagaagaaaaagaaataagaaggaaaaagaaattgaaCTTCTCCAGTTCTCCCataggctaaaatcaacttatagaAGCTCTCTCctctaacttctttaaaagctgaagtgcataagttgatttaacTTATGGAAGAAACTCAGttcattttaccttcttatATTCTTCTCTCATAGGTGCTTACCAAGCAAACAGGACCTTAATGTTTATCAactagaaagaagaaaaaaagtgaataaGTACCAGGATAGGTCACAGAGCCAGCATCCTTTGATATCAATGTCCGAATGGCCTGTTAAAGAAAACAGGAAACATAACATCCAACATTCCTTCCTCTCTCACAAAGCACACATCATCTTAATCCGGAACATAAAAATACTACTATCAGTAAGGAACCTTTCTCGAAAGAGTGTCAGCCGCTTTACTCCTTGCAAAATCATCATCAACCTTGGAAACACCACTTTCATGGGAAAAATTCAAGACATAAATATGCTTTGGTCGAAGTGGGCTAGCTCCGAGCGCCAAAACGACACCGTCTATGGTTGGAATCTCGCTGATCATAATTTTAAACGCGGTTTGCACATTCAAGAGTGAATTCATCAACTTATCTAATCTCTTGATTCCCACCTTGATATCCCTCATTTTGCTAACGTGCTTCCTCCGAAACGATGGCTTCACCTCAGTTCCCAACTCCATCTCCTGAGGTTAATGATAAATTTAGGGTTCATGCAAATCAAAGACACAataagaaattcaaaatttacactAAGAATTTATAAACTACCAGTTGCTTGTATTCCGAATGCATTGCGTCAAATTCGACGCTCATATCCTGCACCGTGCTGCACAAATTAAGTGTCATCAGCggcaaaaaattgaaattgaagaaTCAAATTCCACGTGCTTGGAACtgttattgagatttttttaaaataaaggaaaattggATGGGCGTTTCGAAGAGAAGGAAAAGGACATACGAGGGGATTTGCTGGTGCATGTAGAGGACGAACCCTACGACGTCGTAGATAGTGTGAAAGACGGCGGAGCCGTCAAAGGTATCGGATGCTGTGTAGATTTCTGCGTAATCAATCTTCGGCTCTGAGCTCGCCTTCGCCATAGTTTCCGTTCTCAAATTCAAATCTATGGCTATGTTCTTGCTCGATTCAAATGtcgaaaatcaaaatcaaaagacccgCCAATCAGTGGGCTCATGCTGcccaatatgaaaataaaacccACTCTGTGGACCAAagttaaataacaaacata is a genomic window containing:
- the LOC100802733 gene encoding basic helix-loop-helix protein A, with product MATPPPNNSLQTMLRAAVQSVQWTYSLFWQLCPHKGILTWGDGYYNGAIKTRKTVQAMEVSTEEASLQRSEQLRELYESLSGGETNAKTRRPCASLSPEDLTETEWFYLLCVSFSFHPGLGLPGTAYARRQHLWLSGANEVDSKTFSRAILAKSAHIQTVVCIPVLEGVVELGTTDKMEEDLNFIQHIKSFFIDQQHPALTAKPALSEQYSTSKPTSSSSSYPLVTANNTIPIQNIVDRGEAIILNNNTKEAELAVPNSSFIPSELMELDATLEEFRVGSSGDGSNHLDSFPTEKSMALCSAGLELLQLQLPPAPAHPPTENLAQGGTDTHYSQTVSSILQKNSRRWPESPSLNLLTDSFQSAFNKWNSGADDYQHHFHVSVASVTSQWLLKYILFSVPYLHTNWLKGKGTSPYETSHVMAERHRREKLNERFLILRSMVPSVTRMDKASILGDTIEYIKQLRDKIESLEARKRLTGKRRMRQVEVSIIESEALLEVECVHREGLLLDLMTKLRELGVEVMMVQSWVKDDGVFVAEMRAMVRENGNGIKASVIEVKNALNQIIPRHEPYTLASSDHF
- the LOC100795646 gene encoding uncharacterized protein isoform X1, which gives rise to MAKASSEPKIDYAEIYTASDTFDGSAVFHTIYDVVGFVLYMHQQIPSTVQDMSVEFDAMHSEYKQLEMELGTEVKPSFRRKHVSKMRDIKVGIKRLDKLMNSLLNVQTAFKIMISEIPTIDGVVLALGASPLRPKHIYVLNFSHESGVSKVDDDFARSKAADTLSRKAIRTLISKDAGSVTYPGPIKLFVLIKAPSSFNQPMHFLPKRDFRYNRKVVPLGLLFKCRNQDQEVTATTEDLIWFQCRHVIKGLAMNPMPEE
- the LOC100795646 gene encoding uncharacterized protein isoform X2; the encoded protein is MAKASSEPKIDYAEIYTASDTFDGSAVFHTIYDVVGFVLYMHQQIPSTVQDMSVEFDAMHSEYKQLEMELGTEVKPSFRRKHVSKMRDIKVGIKRLDKLMNSLLNVQTAFKIMISEIPTIDGVVLALGASPLRPKHIYVLNFSHESGVSKVDDDFARSKAADTLSRKAIRTLISKDAGSVTYPGPIKLFVLIKAPSSFNQPMHFLPKRDFRYNRKLATELHFYHRLCLSGYCSSAETRIRK